A stretch of the Marinobacter sp. JH2 genome encodes the following:
- a CDS encoding ATP-binding protein: MSLKFLLKAYVQVVAVAALVALVCVILFNGLNNVRGQAWHERSLQPLMKWLAAVPAPSEQYHWMPALFGMKAGDRRTFQLPPVVSERLSYGQVAAEPSGEGFVFYVASESGGLISLNLEQPYRDLARATALIVRWHLDAAPLEARAEASDYLAQALGVKINPLQNQADLPAQAVLDRLSSSGLALLRRDDGGLAGVVRLSEGDLVAVNMPDAFNPWGWPIVALLFLLVGGVLALGLFLVLRFVDRHLRKVESVALRIARGEMGARVESRDGTLVSRLGSAFNGMAEHIQRLVQVQREMIHAVSHELRTPVARIRFGVQMIESASSPEALQKQMTGIDGDIQELDELIDEILTYARLEQGGPVFTLRDDSVTVIVEQVVTEQRTIREGVDIECRIEDGGGRWSQSDVEPRYIHRAVQNLVGNAARYAEGRVLVSCHLDEENCRIDVEDDGQGIPESDWEKIFTAFARLDDSRTRTSGGYGLGLSIVRRILYWHGGQAFVGKSEQLGGAKFSLVWPRRKPESPLL, translated from the coding sequence ATGTCGCTGAAATTCCTCCTCAAAGCCTACGTACAGGTTGTTGCTGTCGCCGCTCTGGTGGCGCTGGTGTGCGTTATCCTGTTTAACGGTTTAAACAATGTGCGTGGCCAGGCTTGGCATGAGCGTTCGTTGCAGCCTCTGATGAAATGGCTGGCGGCTGTCCCTGCCCCTTCAGAACAGTACCACTGGATGCCCGCCTTATTCGGCATGAAAGCAGGCGATCGTCGAACCTTTCAATTGCCCCCGGTTGTCAGTGAGCGCTTAAGCTATGGTCAGGTGGCGGCGGAGCCCTCCGGTGAAGGCTTCGTGTTCTACGTAGCTTCAGAGTCGGGTGGTTTGATCAGTCTGAATCTGGAGCAGCCCTATCGGGACCTCGCTCGTGCGACAGCGCTGATCGTGCGCTGGCACTTGGACGCAGCACCGTTAGAGGCTCGGGCGGAAGCCTCGGATTATCTGGCGCAAGCACTTGGCGTTAAAATTAACCCGTTGCAGAATCAAGCGGATTTACCGGCGCAGGCAGTACTTGATCGGTTGAGTTCGTCTGGTTTGGCCCTTTTGCGCCGGGATGATGGTGGCTTGGCGGGCGTGGTCCGCCTGTCAGAAGGTGATTTGGTTGCGGTTAATATGCCTGATGCATTCAACCCGTGGGGGTGGCCGATCGTTGCCTTGCTATTCCTGTTGGTGGGTGGTGTGTTGGCGCTGGGACTGTTCTTGGTGCTCCGTTTCGTGGATAGGCACCTGCGAAAAGTTGAATCGGTGGCGCTCCGCATTGCCCGCGGTGAGATGGGTGCCCGGGTGGAGTCACGAGACGGCACACTGGTGTCGCGGCTAGGCTCGGCGTTTAACGGCATGGCCGAGCATATCCAGCGTCTGGTTCAGGTGCAAAGAGAAATGATTCATGCCGTGTCACACGAGCTTAGAACGCCGGTGGCTCGAATTCGTTTTGGTGTTCAGATGATTGAGTCTGCCAGTTCGCCGGAAGCGCTGCAAAAACAGATGACGGGGATTGATGGCGACATTCAAGAGCTTGATGAATTGATTGATGAAATACTCACCTACGCTCGATTGGAGCAGGGCGGGCCGGTATTTACTTTGCGTGATGATTCGGTGACCGTAATTGTGGAGCAGGTTGTTACCGAGCAACGTACTATTCGTGAGGGTGTCGATATTGAGTGTCGTATTGAAGACGGAGGCGGTCGCTGGTCCCAGTCTGACGTTGAGCCTCGGTATATTCATCGCGCGGTACAAAACTTGGTAGGCAACGCAGCCCGATACGCTGAAGGGAGGGTTCTGGTGTCGTGTCATCTGGACGAAGAGAATTGTCGTATAGACGTTGAGGATGATGGGCAGGGTATTCCGGAGTCTGACTGGGAAAAGATCTTTACGGCCTTTGCCCGTTTGGACGACAGCCGAACACGAACATCAGGCGGGTACGGATTGGGTTTGTCGATCGTACGGCGTATTTTGTATTGGCACGGCGGCCAAGCTTTTGTCGGCAAAAGCGAGCAGCTTGGTGGTGCTAAATTCAGCTTGGTGTGGCCGCGGCGGAAGCCT